Part of the Episyrphus balteatus chromosome X, idEpiBalt1.1, whole genome shotgun sequence genome, tttttgaaattgatccaaatgaagaatatgatattttatttcacgtgaaatttaaaagtgatttcaatttcactttcggtcgaattgcggaacatgggctTTTATATCGAAAATGGTGTTTGtcacacaagaactttgaaaaaaaaaaaaaacaggagacagtagtacgaagctgtcgacgtcgagagcagttaaatgctactataccactttcagtacacACAGCACAGAGCTgcactctcgatcaaaggtgaatatattagagagaaaaatttttcgtacccctctaaaaaatgtttgaaaattttctagccccctccaaatttttttctggatacgccactggttgccaaccgtactctaaaaaagagtattgtactctatttcacgtatgtgtactctatatttttttttacttaaggctGAGTGTACCACCACATAAACATAAACATCTTAACGTTTAAAAATTGGTGGAtaattttcatatttctaaagatagaattgaatgaaaaaaacgaggcttaaaatattcgaccttataatttccaaatttgaacaattgtaatttagagagtacaaaacactttaattttttttcgttgttttagtgcgacctatttgttttgtgtttagtcaaacttataatttaatttttttactaaaattttaatttttttttttaattcaaattttgttctctattttactttgttttgtttaagacctcaaaatattagattttttcttgtaaaatatcaaggtatttaaaattgagttaactttcttatatatttttatttcgatgaattatattgataactGCAAAAATTGTAAGCCATATTCTATCTGTTCTTGCCACTTTAGCATTCACTGAGAGAGTATTTTCGGTCTTGAATATGAAATGGCGAGAGGAGAGAAATAGGGCTTcgttgaaattgatcaaaaatgatCTCTTAAtgtatatgaattttgaatttgaacgttTAGTCATACACGatacacatattttaaaaaacaacaaaaaattgttatgtactGTAAGAAGcaacaaaatacattttccggacttgaaataaatggtactcttcatttttcaaatgtactctttttttttcgtctctgatatcaaatatactctattccttgttaaaaaagttggcaaccctagcAGTCACTCACAATTTACAGTGCTGtgaaaaacattccggattttcttgtcattttcatcaaatgaaattttataacacaacactggaacaaaatattgtttaaatattttttatagatcCTTAATATATCATTTAAGTAatttgaacataaaaaaatgttctttaaaacatttaaaaattatttttaaaaaaatgaaaaatgaaggatttcggatttttcaaggatttcgatTCTCGGTGTTGAGTTAACGGTTTTAAGGGTCatttctgtaaaatttttgtttgtggtgacaaacaaagttgttagctttgtgaattgtataaattatttaatggaataacggaaaaaacgcATTATAGTCATTAAATTCGTTACTAAGTCGTAGAACACATTCaaactgaaataaaagaaaatgttatcCCTTTTGGATGTTGTAAATTGCAACGTCAAGTGAGTATGATATCGTCAAAAagtagaaaagagaaaaatcagtTGAAACAGATCACTTGCGTGGATGCTATAACAAAATATCCTTAAAAACTGATAGGCGAATAAAGAGTTCTTTGATAAAAGATCCGTTTGCGAGTTCTTAAACGATTTGTGAGGAGTTTAATCTGCTTTCAACATAAAGTACAGTAAGGAAGGCTTTGAGAGATTTGGTCTTAATCTCATTCATTCATTCCTTgaaaaacactttaaattttaaaataaaaatacttcatcaTGGTTGTTTTACAATAAATCATCTGAATATGTTTTTGAatgataaaagcaattttaacttgTTGTATTCCGATTGTAAAATGGCAGCCAGGCGCTCAAACATGGacatgtttgaaaccaaaacaatatgcTCCCTACCGTGAAGCAAAGCAGAGGATCATTGATAGTTTGGGGTTTTTCTAGCTGCATACTTTACCCCATTACACCAAATCAACGGAATTATGGATCATTTCCAGAATGGAGAGATGTTGTAGTTGATAATGGCTTCATAAAAggagaaagaaatgcctttacaTTGGCTCTCCCTGCAAGTTATGAAGctgaaaattcttaaaagatCGTAAAACAGTAGTTCCGGGAAGACAATACTCCTGGCTTGGAATAGCCGTAACAATTATCCGACTTAAACGCGATTGAAAATTTGTGGGCCATCTTTAAGTGACAGGTAGAGAATAAAAAGCGGACCTCAGCAACTAACGTACTTGGagctttgaaaaatgactaggAGCATATTCttagttctattttatttaatttggccGAGTCCAAGCCTCGTTGGTTTTCGAAAACAAAGGTTTctgaacaaaatattaactttgaacataaacattaaaaaaatccggttagtttttaaCAGCCGAAATTCTGGctttacttcatttttcaatttttaattttttcgtatgtgttaaagatcattattttctgttgaaattgcttaactgATATATGAACGACCTattaaaaatactaaaacaatattttgtttcagttttgtgttataaaatttaatttaatgaaaatgacaaaaaaaaatccggaatgtttttagcagcactgtaagTCTCGTAGAGCTCTGTCAATCGCGATTGATTCGTTCGTATAGTAACAAATCAATCGCTATTGCTTCGCATAGTAACGAATTCAATTTGGGTGTCTATTAGagtatagttcagtcaatggggaaaaatccgaaaaaaagttGTTACGTCAGCTGAGTAttaatgcagtattgaagaggggtttatcttGAGTACAAATCAAAGTTTGCGTATtatttggtcttgtggggcgtccgcttttttgaaaaacgcatttgtctcaGTATCTCGAAAACGACTGGACAGACAGAAAACTTGCAAagtatttttgaattgaaaatataattatctttctttctctaatatatcatttttctctaggagttatagtTTCAGAGATCTTTGaaactttgagcgagtgtcggcaccatttagccttaaccaatcgagctgaaatttaggctatctaaaaatctgcaaaagcttaatattttatgaaaatattttgaaaatcgatttctttCGGTCACTCTAGTGTCTGTTGAACTTAGCTAGAAATGACAGTAGGTAAAATATACTGATTAAATTCATTGGCACTAACAGCATTTCCCTTTTGGTCACACatattttcttatacatatTTCTTCTTTATATTTCAACATTTCCACATTGAATTTGTAaccaaaataaaacagaaaccaAAATGGTTGAAATAATCTGCGATTGAAAAATTtcccaataattttgtatttaactgAAACCAATAAATTAAAAGACAATTTGTAACAGCTGTGtcttattggtactcagtattttactgagtaaacattttatgctgttaacaacaacaattgattaTAATCCTTATTATTTAAgggtaaaaaatgtataagtttagaaaaaaaatgtctctttaAACCAACGAATAAAAAGCTTTTGTTTATCCGTAgcaataatttgttgttgtttcccgtgcaaaattttactaaactaagtactgagttaccaataaaacacggctaacaTTTCATTACCAAAAACAGACATttactaatattaaaaaaaaaaataacttatttaaaaacaaacaaaaaaaaacaacaaaaataataattcaacatGAAACATAACGAATATAaggtttattataataaaaaaaaaaaaaacaagtaaacaaaaaagcaaaaatgaaATGTATTATAGGAAATGTATACTAACTTacatatttcagtcattttccAAACTATTTTCGATATGGTTTTCGGGAAGTGTTTTCCAAAAACTAAGCCGGTTTTCTGGTCAAAGTTTTCTTAGTTTCTGGAAaagatctgtttttttttttgttaaagaaatacCTCGGGGTATTTGTTTCGCGACAGGCTACTTGATCCCATATTTTATAACATTAGCTTTCAGAAAATCTAATTCGGTATTACTCACATACTTGAGCTTTAGCATCAAGAACATAATTTCTGTTAATGGGATGCTTCAAATTATGACCGATTTTTTTTCAGCTGTACCTACTTTTACAGTCGCGAAATttgtcattaaaattaaatttttctaatgcaGCAAAATTACTGTTAAATCTTTTTTCAAGCCAAGGACAGTTTTCTTCATTCAATTGCATTTCAGAATATTTATCAAATACATaatgtatttcaaaaaaaaaaataattttcccaAATTAATTGAACTATTTCTCAAGTGATATCACTCTTTTTTTGACCTTCGATCGCTCGGCGGTTTGCTGCCACCATAttgtaaaatattgtaaaagtcaaaaccagaattagaaaattttaaatgaattcaactcaaaaaaaatattaagtattTATAAAGTGAATTTCTGCTCCATATTTTTCAACTGTACACACATTTTATAATCATACTAAACAGGATCTGTCGGGCCTGAAGAAatgaaattttcttaatttgagttttatatatgtgtatgaattttttttattttattccagAACTTGTCCCAAAGCGTCGAACAAATTCAAGTTGTGCTTGCTAAACAAATTACCGAAGATTTCAAAGAATCATTTTCACCAAGCCAAAAGCCTTCGACAACATCAAGTGGACATCAACGTCTTCCCCTATCACAATTGGCTGATGCTTGCAAAGTTGTCTCAGTTTTAGATACTCGTGTTAAAAAGGATCTCCTCAAATGGTttattcaacaacaattagaagaATATGCTCATTTATTTCATGAAAATCAAGACATAGCTTGGTTAGATAAAATTGATAAACGCTATGCATGGCTTAAACGTCATTTGCTTGATTTCGAACAGAAATTTGGTTCGATATTTCCATTGGATTGGGAAGTTTCTGAACGAATTACAGTTCAGTTTTGTCATATGACTCGTGATGATCTCGCTTCGATAATGGCTAAACGTGTGAATGAAATCGATGTTAGGCTTTTGTTATTTgctataaataaaacacaagcTTTCGAACAATTGCTATCGAAAAGGTTTACTGGTGTAACATTAACTGCTGTTGTGGAGACAAATTCAACAACTTCCAGTGCCTCAACTAGTGGCAGTGTTCAACAACAAAGCATATTTCATGATATTATTGGGGTTTGCTTTAAGGCTCATCTAAATGTGTACATAAACAGCATCGATAGAAATTTGTCTGAATTAATGGAACGTTTTGTTGAGATGTCTAAGGAGCCTTTAAGAGTTGCTGAATCCAAGACTACCGTTTTTCCTaggtttggtttttttattagCTCAATCAAAAGGAGTACAAATAAGTTGGATCTAGTTGTATTTAGATCTGGTATCCAAATGCTGCCAGagatatacaaaaaagaaatggCGATTGATGGATAATGCTTTGATGGACGCTTatttgaactcttttttttattttcaagaaaatatgtagtacaaaaattgttgtattaattgttttttttttttttttttaatttcatttctaGCTCAGGGGATCTGtttgtgttttataaaaaatgcatGGTTCAATGTACACAACTCAGCAATGACCAACCAATGTACGATTTGgcgatgatatttaaaaaatacttgcGGGAGTATGCAAGTAAGGTTCTTGAAGCAAACACACCAAAAATGCAGAACGTACAAAATTCCATTGgtgagtcttttttttttttaagttaaaaaatttttttctaaataatactctaatatataaaatcttaaaaagtttaaaagaaaattttgcatGTTTTATTTCTCATCactagtcttttttttttgttaattaaacttaatgaaatttaataattattatcaattttgcACAGGAAATTCAATGTCATTATTGACAAAAGACCTTCAGAATCTTTCAACAGCTGCCGGTCaggtattttataattttctaaaagaGGGTGAATCTCAGAGATTTACTAAAAATGATTTGGTTCGAATATGTTGTGTTCTAACAACAGCTGAATATTGTCTCGAAACGGTACAACAACTCGAAGATAAACTCAAAGACAAAGTAACACCTGCTTATGTGAATAAGATTGACATGTCAGAGGAGAAGGATATATTCCATCGGTGAGTAAGTTTAATTTTGCTTGCTAAGAATTTGTTATACTCATggtattttgtgaaattttttttttaaagtaccaTCTCGAATTGTATACAGTTGTTGGTTCAAGATTTGGAAAATGGATGTGAAACATCATTGACAGTTATGAGTAAAGtatgtttaaaaaatcataatttatttgcaatctcattctcattttttttctaggtgCAATGGCAAAATATCAGTAATGTTGGTGATCAAAGTCCCTTCATTAATACTATTATTGCTCATTTCAAACAATCCATTCCAACTATTCGAGATAATTTGGCAACATCTCGTAAatattttacacaatttttacacaaatttgtgAGTTCTTTCATTCCGAAATTTGTCAATACATTGTATAAATGTCGCCCAACCAATTCCGATGGATCAAATAATATTTTGGGTTGTGAACAATTACTACTCGATACACATAGTTTGAAAACAGTTTTGCTTGATTTGCCATCCATTGGATCAAGTGTAAATCGCAAAGCACCAACAAGCTATACAAAAGTTGTTGTCAAAGATATGAGTCGTGCTGAAATGATAATCAAAATTGTAATGACACAAATTCAACCAGCTGCTGGATTTACAGCTCAGGTTTTAAAACTCTTACCAGATATCTCAATAGCGGAATATCAGAAAATCCTTGATATGAAATCTGTAAAAAGATTGGACCAAATGCAATTAATTGAAATGTACAAACGTGCAACGCCACCTATCAGTAATTCTGCCACTGTTGTTACTGGTATAACAAGTGCTACTGGAGCAAGTGAGGGTGTTAGTAGTGTGTCACTCGATAGAAATAAATCTGAACCAATTGAAGAAGAATTAGCTGGTGGAGCTCAGCATACAGCAGTAGGAGGTGGTAGCAGTTCTGTGAGTGTGCACAGTGGAACCCCGAATAAACGGGCTTTTCTATTTAGTGGATTCAGTAGTAGTTCAAATAATGAAAAGAACACTGATGCAAATACACATGGAACAGTACAAACAATTAGTACACCCACTTCTGCAGAACGGGGAAGAATTCGAAAGCTTGAAAGTTTATTGAAGAAGCGATTACCCTAAATGTCCGACGATGGGTTTTATATATTTGATTTTGTATTGTACGATTgtgtttataataaataacaCATCTTAGAAGTCTTAGTATGttcattttattaatatttattttttaattaaaaaaaagaaaaaaaaacaatcattgcgtaagtatattttgttgctatgAAACAGAAGAAAACGTCTCAAACGCGTCTAAAACACGTCCGAGACGCGTCCTAAACACGCCCAAAACGTGTTCAAGATGCTTCCAAAACGGGTCCAAAACAAGTCTGAGACGAGTTAAAAACAAGTCTGagacgcgtccaaaacgcatccaataCGCGTTCGAGACGCGTCCATGCCGTGTCCAtgacgcttccaaaacgcgacCAAAAAAAGTCCTAAAcccgtccaaaacgcgtccaggACGCAActaaaacgcatctgaaacgcgtccaagaCGGGTATTCCTCATAACTCCTACTAAGAGTGAGTTAAGAACTgttataacaaaatcaaacttacTTAGAGATTTTCTtcgtaaacttttttttttttggttgaaaaattaggttattttttttactgtcagcaaaaaaaaccgaaaaccggtgtttccaaaaacaggttttttgtgCCCAGTTTAAAACCGTTTAACCGAAaggaaaaaacagaaaaaccggtttttgtgctaacaaccgccatccctataaccattgaataattacaattGGTCTCCGGTGACAAAATTATGCTTTTCGTATTATTTCATTAccttcgtttgttttttttgctgcGTTTGCTGCTACGGCGCTTCAAGTTGTGGAGTGTCACCTTCTGTTTGTATTTGCGCTAGTGTCGCGTGCCTAGGTTtgtaaatgaattaaaaaaaaaatccaacaaacCAAAGGAAAATATTGTAACGAATTAAGGTATACAACCGCCACTCTTTGCAacaagtcaaaaagtgaaaattttcaaacgcattttgtgatagtttttccgatggcaaaatttaaaataatgatgcagaaagcttatttttttggtttcaaaaacaatgaaaatcaaaaaaaaattcttttgttaattttaaactttttcactttttaagtCATTGTGCTAAAGGCTTTaatgaactacttttaagataaacatCTGAACACACTGTCTACTACAACTGTAAAGATAAACATCTGAACCGCACCTTTAATAATATAAGTGTGAACATGCCTTTAGATTTTCTGAACGCACCCAccggaagtatgaagcgccccctcctGGAAAGAAGGTTTCGAGAGGCAAAAGGATGGGAGCCTTCGAGGGCATTTTCGAGGTTCAGGTATCAGGTATAAGGGGGCAGTgcggacaccgaccggatacagttaattttgaaagtgaaagagtacagtacaaagtgaaattgTTGAgcagatagaaacaaaaacgaGAAAAAAGTCTTTTTCATAGCCAATAATTATGGTTTCTTGATTTTGTAGTTATGTTTGTTAGGTTTATTGAGTTAagctattgatttttttgcattgatTGATTATAAGAATTTAGAAAACTAGATGTAATTATGCAATGATAAGAAGTAAATATGTTTATAAAATCCCAACAAAGGATATCATTTATTCCTTTTTAGAAACTTCGttcaaaaaggaattttaaaggttcaaaaaaaatgattagcTGATGCTCAAACCTATAATATCCTCGTTCCATTGCAGGTTgaagtttactcatgagtagatcaaGTACATACTAAAATTAACatatgatcttctactcgaggagatttTTTGTAGTTATTGTACTgaatttctactcacgagtaaactaccgaCTCCAATGGAACATACCTAATAAAGTTTGTCTTTCTGCCGGTGCcgatggcgtatgagtaatttGTGATGTCAAatatatttgtaattattcataGGTGGTTAAGACTTCTAAACCGATTTTATATGGAAAAGAGCTGCTTCTAACATTGTTATACAACTCATTTGACGTAACTTACCTTCAAATAATGGTTTTAAATAATACATTCACAATGGGCCCTATCGTGAATCTCCCTC contains:
- the LOC129920612 gene encoding vacuolar protein sorting-associated protein 53 homolog, which codes for MTTNELCVSVVPPDRKLLSPLPNKIIITKEVKNAIDRVLKTDDPMDSPNFNTVDYINQMFPNEQSLAGIDDIISKMQFECTVIDDNIRSVVRGQTNTGQDGRIALNEAQKVINSLYTQIIDVKTRAEKTEEMVKEITRDIKQLDCAKKNLTSAITTLNHLHMLVGGIDSLNKLIEKRLYGEILNPLQAISEVNQHFQQYSNIQEIKNLSQSVEQIQVVLAKQITEDFKESFSPSQKPSTTSSGHQRLPLSQLADACKVVSVLDTRVKKDLLKWFIQQQLEEYAHLFHENQDIAWLDKIDKRYAWLKRHLLDFEQKFGSIFPLDWEVSERITVQFCHMTRDDLASIMAKRVNEIDVRLLLFAINKTQAFEQLLSKRFTGVTLTAVVETNSTTSSASTSGSVQQQSIFHDIIGVCFKAHLNVYINSIDRNLSELMERFVEMSKEPLRVAESKTTVFPSSGDLFVFYKKCMVQCTQLSNDQPMYDLAMIFKKYLREYASKVLEANTPKMQNVQNSIGNSMSLLTKDLQNLSTAAGQVFYNFLKEGESQRFTKNDLVRICCVLTTAEYCLETVQQLEDKLKDKVTPAYVNKIDMSEEKDIFHRTISNCIQLLVQDLENGCETSLTVMSKVQWQNISNVGDQSPFINTIIAHFKQSIPTIRDNLATSRKYFTQFLHKFVSSFIPKFVNTLYKCRPTNSDGSNNILGCEQLLLDTHSLKTVLLDLPSIGSSVNRKAPTSYTKVVVKDMSRAEMIIKIVMTQIQPAAGFTAQVLKLLPDISIAEYQKILDMKSVKRLDQMQLIEMYKRATPPISNSATVVTGITSATGASEGVSSVSLDRNKSEPIEEELAGGAQHTAVGGGSSSVSVHSGTPNKRAFLFSGFSSSSNNEKNTDANTHGTVQTISTPTSAERGRIRKLESLLKKRLP